Proteins from a genomic interval of Ficedula albicollis isolate OC2 chromosome 9, FicAlb1.5, whole genome shotgun sequence:
- the B3GNT5 gene encoding lactosylceramide 1,3-N-acetyl-beta-D-glucosaminyltransferase produces MFVSPRRVRKCHFLQICATCFILCLMIFWVPFDNDIVSHMKSYSYRYLINSYHFVNDSLSISRDNLNRVSSYQYLINHREKCQQQDVLLLLFVKTSPENRHRRDAIRQTWGNEKYVRSQLNANIKTLFALGRPTDHLQKTQQQRELELEDQKYQDLIQQDFLDTFHNLTLKLLLQFSWVNAYCPHARFIMSADDDIFIHMPNLVAYLQSLTQMGAQDLWIGRVHRGSPPVRDKSSKYYVPYEMYQWPSYPDYTAGAAYVVSNDVAAKVYEASLTLNTSLYIDDVFMGLCANKMGIVPQYHVFFSGEGKAPYHPCIYNKMITSHGHVDDLRQLWKQATDPKVKKVSSGIWGRMYCRLVNIVLLCKLYYVDTYPCSAAFS; encoded by the coding sequence ATGTTTGTTAGTCCCAGAAGAgtcagaaaatgccattttttgcAGATATGTGCCACTTGCTTCATACTGTGTCTCATGATTTTTTGGGTACCGTTTGATAATGACATTGTGAGCCATATGAAGTCCTATTCCTACAGATACCTCATAAATAGCTACCATTTTGTGAATGACAGCCTGTCTATCAGCAGGGATAACCTGAATAGAGTATCAAGCTACCAGTACTTGATCAACCACAGAGAGAAATGTCAGCAGCAGGATGTCCTTCTCCTACTGTTTGTGAAGACTTCTCCTGAAAACCGTCATCGAAGGGATGCAATTAGACAAACTTGGGGTAATGAGAAATATGTTCGTTCTCAGCTTAATGCCAACATTAAAACTCTCTTTGCTTTAGGACGACCAACAGACcatctgcagaaaacacagcagcaaagagaACTTGAGCTTGAAGACCAGAAATATCAGGATTTGATTCAGCAAGACTTCCTGGATACTTTTCACAATCTTACTCTTAAATTGCTTTTGCAGTTTAGCTGGGTGAATGCCTACTGTCCTCATGCCAGGTTCATTATGTCTGCAGATGATGACATATTTATCCATATGCCAAATCTCGTTGCTTATCTCCAGAGTCTCACACAAATGGGTGCTCAAGATCTCTGGATTGGTCGTGTCCATCGTGGTTCCCCTCCCGTAAGAGACAAGAGTAGCAAATATTATGTTCCATATGAAATGTACCAGTGGCCCTCTTACCCTGACtacacagctggagctgcataTGTAGTATCAAATGATGTAGCAGCTAAAGTCTATGAGGCTTCATTGACTCTGAATACAAGTCTTTATATAGATGATGTTTTCATGGGTCTCTGTGCCAATAAAATGGGAATTGTACCACAAtatcatgtatttttttctggggaAGGAAAGGCTCCATATCATCCCTGCATTTATAACAAGATGATAACATCTCATGGACACGTAGACGATCTTCGCCAGCTCTGGAAGCAGGCTACAGATCCCAAAGTTAAAAAGGTTTCttcagggatttggggtagAATGTACTGCAGACTGGTCAATATTGTGCTTCTCTGTAAACTGTACTATGTGGACACATATCCTTGTTCAGCTGCATTCTCTTAA